In the Arthrobacter sp. Soc17.1.1.1 genome, CACCACCTACACCCCGGCCGGCGACGGCACCCTCGTGGAGTCCGGCACGCGCGAGGTCGAGGCGCTGCGCGGTGCGAAGGACCTCCAGGTGACCCTCGTGGGCGAGGACGCCGTCGCCTTCGATCCCGCCGACGGGGAGCTCGTCCTGCCGGGCGGGGACACGCGCGTCATCGACGACGTCGACGACGCGCAACTGCAGCAGAGCAGCGGGGCGGGTGACGTCGTCGCGCTGTCCACGGCACGCGGCCTCGTCACGGCGCCGCTCGACGGCTCGGAGCCGGAGACCACGGACGTGGCCGCCGGTGCCCCCGTCCGCCCGGTCCAGCTGAACGGCTGCATCCACGCCGCCTGGAACGGCTCCGGCCTCTACGCCCGCGACTGCGTGGACGACGCGGACGACACCTCGGCCGAGATCCCGTCGGTCACCGCGACGTCCCAGCTGGTATTCCGCACCAACAGGGACATCGTGGTGCTCAACGACGTCCTGGCCGGCGACACCTGGCTCGTCCAGGACGACCTGCAGCTCGTGCAGAACTGGGACGACATCATCCCGCCGCCGGACGAGTCCGACGAGGACGAGGAGGAATCCGCGGACGAGAACCCCGTGTCGACGCTGCCCGACCGCACCCAGGAGAACAAGCCGCCCGTCGCGGAGGACGACGAACTCGGCGCCCGCGTCGGCACCACCACCATCCTGCCGCTGCTGGACAACGACGCCGACCCCGACGGCGACCTCCTCACGGTGGTGGCGCGCGGGGACCTGGGGGAGACGGGGACCCTGCAGCAGGTCTACGACGCCACGGGACTCCAGGTGGTCGTCAGCCCGGGTGCCCTGCCCGGCCGGCAGACCTTCGACTACGAGGTCGACGACGGACGCGGCGGCACCGACTCGGCGCAGGTGACCCTGAACATCCGGAACCAGGACGGCAACGAGCCCGCCACCCAGAAGCGCAGGACACGCCTGACGGTCGAGCAGGGCCAGAGCATCGAGCAGAGCATCCTCTCCGACTGGACCGACGCCGACGGCGACGACCTCTACCTCGCCGGGGCCGCCGCACCCGGCCCGGCCGACGGCGTGCAGTACCGCGAGGACGGCCTGCTCACCTTCCGCGACGGCGGTACCGAGCTCGGGGAGAAGCGCCTGACCGTCACCGTCTCCGACGGGCGCTCGACCAGCGAGGGCGAGGTCATCATCGACGTCCAGCCGGCGGGCAACGTGCCGCCGTTCCCGACACCGGACCACGTCACGGTCGCCGTGGGCGAGGAACTGCTGGTCGCGCCGCTCGACAACGACCTCGACCCCTCGGGGCGCGGCCTTCGCCTCACGCGCGTGAGCGGCGGCGACGGCGCCACCCTCACACCCAACTACGAAGTGGGGACCTTCACCTTCTCCTCCGGGACGCCCGGCCCCGTGTACCTCGACTACGTCGTGGCCAACGGCCCGGCCAGCGCCCCGGGACTCATCCGGGTCGACGTCGTGCCCGACGCCGGTGACGCCGGCCTGCCCGTCGCGGTCAAGGACACGGCCCTGCTGCCCGCCGGCGGGCGCACGCTCGTCGACGTCCTCGCCAACGACGCCGACCCCGGAGGAGGCGTCCTCGTGGTGCAGTCGGTGGCGCTGCCCGCCGGCGCGCCGTTCACCGTCGCCATCCTGGACCACAACATCCTGCGCATCAGCGACACCCAGGGCGTGCGCGAGCGCACCTCCTTCAGCTACACGGTGTCCAACGGCGCCTCCACCGCGACGGGCGAGGTGTCCGTGGTGCCCGTCCCCGCCCCCGAGAAGCTCCAGCCCCCGAGGGCCGCCGACGACGAGGTGACCGTGCGCGCCGGCGACGTCGCGACGATCGACGTCCTCGCCAACGACACCCACCCGGACGGCGAGGACCTCACGCTGGACCCGGTGCTCGTCGAGACCATCGCGGACGGCCAGGGGCTCCTCGCCGTCTCCGGCAACACCCTGCGCTTCCAGGCGGGCACGACGGCCGGCACGTACCAGGCGGTCTACGCCGTCCGCGGCCCCGACGGGCAGGAGGACTCCGCGCAGGTGACCCTCCGCGTCAAGGCCGTCGGAGAGGACAACGCCAGGCCCCTGCCGCGGACCGTCAAGGCCCGCGCCATCGCCGGCACCACCGCGCGCATCCCCATCCCGCTCACCGGGATCGACCCCGACGGCGACTCCGTGGCACTGGTCGGCATCGACACAGCACCTTCGAAGGGCACGGTGAAGGTCGGCTCCACCTTCATCGAGTACACGGCCGCCACGGGGACGTCCGGGCAGGACTCGTTCAGCTACGTGGTCGAGGACCGGCTGGGCGCCCGCTCGGTCGGCACCGTGCTGGTCGGCGTGGCCCTGCCGACGGCAGTCAACCAGAACCCCGTGGCGCTCGACGACGCCGTGGACGTCCGGCCGGGCCGGCTCATCACCGTCGATGCGCTCGCCAACGACTCCGACCCCGACGGCGACGCGCTGGCCCTGCCCGCCGACGGCGTGGAGGCGGCACCGGAGCTCGCTGCCGCCGTCGTCGACCGTAAGATCACCTTCACCGCCCCCCAGGCCCCCGGCAACACCGCCGTGCGCTACCGCGTCGAGGACCCGCGCGGCGGCGCGGCGATCGGGACCGTGCGCGTGCAGACCCGCCCCGACGCCCCGAGCCTCGCGCCCGTGGCCTTCGACGACCGCGTGGCCTTTGCCGAGACCCTGGGACGCGACGCCGTGGACATCCCCGTGCTGCGCAACGACACCGACGAGGACGGCTCGCCGAGCGAGCTGACCATCACCTTCCCCCTCGGAACGGACACCGCCAGCGTCGTCGACGCGACGCTCGAGGACGGCAGCACGGGCCGGATGGTCAACGTCCGCCTCCTGCCCGGACCGCAGATCATCCCCTACACCGTGACGGACCGGGACGGCCTGGCGGCGACGGCGTTCATCCATGTCCCGGGACTCGCGGACCAGCCCCCTGCCCTCGCGCGGGCCGAGCCGCTCGAGGTGCAGAGCGGGGACGAACTCGTCCTCGACCTGAACGAGCTCGTGGCGGTCCGCGAGGGTCGTTCGCCGTCCCTCACCGACGACGCCAGGGTCACCGCGGTCGCCTCCGACAACTCACCGCTGGTCCGTGACGCCACGACCCTCGCCTTCACCTCCGCCGAGGACTACTCGGGCGCCGCGTCGGTCAGCTTCGAGGTCACGGACGGCTCGTCCCTCGAGGACCCGGACGGCCTCCGCTCCGTGCTGACCGTCAGCATCCGCGTGCTCCCGAACCCGGACACGAACCACGTCCCGGAGGTCCGCTCCACGCAGCTGCAGGTGGCCCAGGAGGAGTCGACGACCCTCGACCTGGCGCGGCTGGTGGCCGAGCAGGACGAGCAGGACGTGGCCGGCCTCCGCTACGCGCTGGTGGGCGACGCGCCCGCCGGCCTGGCCCCCGCGCTCGACGGATCGACGCTCACGGTCGGCGCCGGCTCGGCGACCCGCGGTGGCCCGTACACCGTCCGGTTCACCGTGACGGACGGACGGTCCGACCCCGTCGAGGCGGGCGTGGAGGTCACCGTCACGGCCTCGGGCCGGCCTCTCGCGGTGGCCAACGACGACGTCGTCGCCGACGCCGAACAGGGCAGCACCGAGCGCATCCCCGTGCTCGCCAACGACGCCAATCCCTTCCCCGACACGCCGCTGCGGCTGATCCGCACGGACACCGAGACGGGCTCCGGCAGCGCGACCATCGAGGGTGACGCCGTCGTGGTCACGCCCGGCGAGGACTTCGTGGGCACCCTCGTGGTGCGCTACCGCGTGGGAGACCGCACCCAGGACGCGTCGCGCGAGGTGGAGGGCCGTGTCCGGCTCACGGTCCGCGGCGCACCCGACGCACCGTCCCTCCCGGCGGTGACCGAGGTGCGCAGCCGCACCGTCGTGCTGTCCTGGGATCCGCCGGCCGCCAACGGAGCGGCGATCACCGGGTACACGGTCACGGGCAGCGGCGGCTTCACGCAGCAGTGCCCCACCACCACCTGCACGCTGACCGGTCTGACCAACAACGTCGAGTACTCGTTCACCGTGACGGCGGAGAACGAGGTGGGGGAGTCCGCGCCGTCGGCCGCTTCCGCGCCGGCGCGTCCGGACGAGAAGCCGGACGCACCGGCCCCGCCCGCCCTCGTGTTCGGCGACCGGTCGCTGCAGGTGACCTGGAGCGTCCCGGCCACCGAGGGCTCACCCGTGGAACGCTACGACCTCGAGATCTCCCCGGCCCCGCCGGGCGGCGGATTCCAGAAGGCGGGCGTCACCGGCACCAGCACGCAGTGGACCGGCCTGGAGAACGGGGTGCCCTACCAGGTGCGCGTGCGTGCCTTCAACCAGGCGCCCGACCCCTCCGACTGGGGCGCCTACTCCGCCGCCGAGGTGCCCGCCGGCATCCCGGGCGCCGTCCCCCAGCCGTCCGTGCAGGTCTCCAGCCAGGGCGGGGCCGCCAACTCGATCCTCGCGGTCTCGTGGCCGCAGCCCACCGCCGAGGGGAAGAACGGCGCCGAGATCGACGCCTACACCCTGACGACCCTCCGCGGCGGACAGGTGGTCGGGACGCAGGAGCTCTCCGGCTCCCAGCTCTCCGCCTCCGTGACGGTCGAGAACTCCAGCAGCCCCTACACGTTCACGGTCGCCGCGCGGAACAAGGCGGGCGCCGGGCCGGCCGGCACGCCGTCCGAGCCGCGCCAGGCCGTCGGCGCACCCGGCGCGGTGCCCGGCGTCGCCGCGGCGCCGGGGGACCGGCAGCTGACCGTCAGCAGCGGCACGGCACCGGCCAACGGTGCGACGGCGGAGCAGACCCGCTACGAGTACCAGCTCAACGGCGGCGCCTTCTCGGCCCTGCCGGCGGACAGGACCATCCGCGGGCTGACCAACGGCACGTCCTACCGCGTGGGCGTCCGGGCCGTGAACGCCGCCGCGGGCTCCAGCTTCCCCGGGCCGGTCACGCAGTCCAACGAGGTGGTGCCCTTCGGGAAGCCGAACACCCCGGGTGTCACGAGCAGCCCCGCCGAGCAGCGCGTGAACTTCGCGATCGGGGGTACCGCCACCAACGGCCGGCCCATCGCGTCCGTCGCCTGGAGCACGAGTACCGGGCAGTCCGGCGCGGTCCCCGCGGGTGGCGGTGCCGCGACGGGCGGCACCGGGTACGACCAGAGCGTCACCATCACCGTGACCGTGACGGACTCCGAGGGGCAGGTGTCGACGACGTCGGCCACCGGCCGGACCGGGCCCACCCCACCACCACCCACGCGCAGGGCGATCATCCAGGACCCCTACGTCCCCGGCGGGTGCGAGTACGGTGCGCGTTCGGGCGCCGCGGCCGACACCCAGGCGAACTGCCGGGCGGCGGGCGGCACCTGGCAGCCCAACGGCCACGAGTTCCAGGCGCAGTGCATCCAGTCGGGCGATCCCTACCCCGTGTACGACGTGAACGGGGGCGGCGGTGTCACCCAGACCGGGTCCAACACGGAGTGGGTGGGCAACACCCACGGCGGCTGGTTCAAGATCACCGCGATGCAGTTCCCCGAGGGCAGACCCCAGGGCACCTGTTGACCCCGTCCCGCTCCACGACCTTCCACCGATCACGCCACACCAAAGGACGAACAGCATGACAATGACAGCAGAGCAGGCCACCTGGTTCGCCGGCACCTTCGACAAGCTCGTCGGCAACGTGGGCCAGGCGGTCCTCGGAAAGTCGACGGTGGTGCGCCTCGTGCTGACCGCCATGCTCGCCGAGGGCCACGTGCTCCTCGAGGACGCCCCCGGCACCGGCAAGACGATGCTCGCCCGGTCCCTCGCGGCCACGGTCCAGGGCACGCACTCGCGCATCCAGTTCACGCCCGACCTCCTGCCCTCCGACGTCACCGGCGTGACCATCTACGACCAGAAGACGCAGGCCTTCGAGTACCACAGGGGGCCCATCTTCGCGAACATCGTGCTCGCCGACGAGATCAACCGCGCCTCCCCGAAGACCCAGTCCGCGCTGCTCGAGGTCATGGAGGAATCCCGCGTCACGGTGGACGGCGTGAGCTACACCAACGAGCGGCCCTTCATGGTCATCGCCACCCAGAACCCGATCGAGCAGGCCGGCACCTACCGGCTGCCCGAGGCGCAGCTGGACCGCTTCCTCATCAAGACGGAGATCGGCTACCCGGACCACGCCTCCACCGTGCAGCTGCTCGGCGGCGCGGCCACGCGTGACCGCTCGCTCGCGCTCACCCCGATCATCACCACCTCCGCGGTGGTCGACATGGCGAACCTCGCGGCCGAGACGCACGTGGACACCGCTGTCCTCGAGTACATCTCGCGCCTCACCGAGGAGACGCGCTCGGCACCCGAGACCCGCCTGGGCGTCAGCGTCCGCGGCGCCCTCGCCATGGTGCGCGCCGCGAAGGTCTGGGCCGCCGGACAGGGCCGGCACTACGTGCTGCCCGACGACGTCAAGGAGCTCGCGCCCTACGTGTGGACGCACCGTTTCGTGATGGACCCGGAGGCCGAATTCGCCGGAGCCACCCCCGAGGCCGTCCTCCGGCGCGTCCTCGCCGACGTGTCCGCGCCGCAGCAGCGCGCATCCGCCTAGCCCGACCCACGCAGACCGACACAGCAGGCAGCAGGCAGACGATGGCAACCTCCACCACCGGGACCCGGTCCCGCCGTGCGGACCGGGCGGACCGTGCCGCCCGATCCACCCCGCCGGGAGCACCCGGAAGCGGCCCCTCGGGCCGCGCGCCCCGCCCCGAGCGCCGGCGGAACCGGGCGGGCGGCGCCCTGCGCCCCGGCTCGCTCCTCGCCGAGTCCGGGCGCTTCGTCCGGGCCGCGCTCGCTCCCGCCGCCACGCGTGCGACGACGGCCACCGGCAGGGTGCTCGGACCCGTGGTGTCCGTGGTCAGTCCGCTCGGCCGGCTCCTGATCGTCGCCGTCGCGGTCCTCTGGGTCCTCGGCACCGTGCTGGGCTGGAGCGAGGCCCTCGTGGCCGCCGTGATGGGCACGCTGCTGGTCCTGCTGGCTGCCGGGTTCATCCTGGGGCGGTCCTCCTACGGCGTCGACCTCGACCTGGCGCGGACGCGCGTCGCGGTCGGGGACCGGGCGGTGGGCAGCGTCTCGGTCTCGAACACCTCGGACAGGCCGCTCCTGCCCGCGTCGCTCGAACTGCCGGTCGGCGCGGCCACGGCCATCTTCCACCTCCCGCGGCTCACCCCCGGGCAGGTCCACGAGGACCTCTTCAGCATCCCCACGCAGCGGCGCGCGGTCATCGTCGTCGGGCCCGTGCGGTCCGTCCGGGCGGACCCGCTCAGCATCCTCCGCCGTGAGGTGCTCTGGACGGAGCCGACGGACCTGTTCGTGCACCCGCGCACCACGCCGCTCGTCGGCTCGGCGGCCGGGTTCATCAAGGACCTCGAAGGGCTCCCCACCAAGGAGCTCTCCAGCGCCGACGTGTCCTTCCACGCGCTGCGCGACTACGTGCCCGGCGACGACCGCCGCCACATCCACTGGAAGACCACGGCCCGCACCGGCACGCTCATGGTCCGCCAGTTCGAGGAGACCCGCCGCTCCCACCTCGCCGTCGCCCTGTCCACCAACACGGACGAGTACGCGTCCGAGGCCGAGTTCGAGCTCGCGGTGTCCGTCGCCGGCTCCATCGGGCTGCAGGCCATCCGCGAGCAGCGCAACCTGAGCGTCCTGACGCAGGACGGGCCGCTGCGCACCGAGACGGGCCGCAACCTGCTCGACGACATGACGCGCATCGAGGGGCGCGCGGTCCGCGCCACGGCCCTCGACCTCGCCCGGACGACGGCGGACGCCGTACCCAATGCCTCCGTGGTCTTCTTCGTCGTCGGCCCCGGGGTGACGCCGTCCCAGCTGAGGTCCGCCGCCGCGTCCATCCCGCCCGGCATCCGCTGCCTCGCGGTCCGCTGTGTGACCGACGGCCAGCAGAGCCGCGCCACCATCGGGGACCTGACCGTCCTGACCCTGAACTCCCTCGACGACCTCGCGCTCGTCCTCCGGAAGGCCGCAGCATGAACCGCGCCGCCCAGACAGCCCTGCCGCCGGTGCCGCGCCTGCAGGCGGGCATCGACGCCGGTGTGCTCCTGCTCCTGCTCGGCCTCGGCGTGCTCGGTTTCGGCCCGACGTTCGGCGGGGACACCCGCTACCTCGTCGCAGGCTTCGCGGGCATCGTCCTCGGCCTCGGCCTCGCGTGGCTGGGACGTCTCCGGCGCTGGGGCCTCTGGCCCATGACCGGGGCGTTCCTCGGCACCTATCTGCTGCTCGGCCACGCGCTCGCCGCCCCGCAGGAGGCCTTCCTCGGGTTCCTGCCCACCCTGCGGTCCCTGCGGATCCTGATCGTCGGCGTCATCTTCTCCTGGAAGGACCTCCTGACCGTCGCGGACCCCGTGGGTACGGCCAGCGGCATGCTCGTGGTCCCGTTCCTCGCCACCCTGCTGTGCGCCGTGCTGGCCGGCACCCTCGCCTGGCGCGTGCGCACCCCGTACTGGTCCATGCTGCCGGTCCTCACGCTGTTCGTCGTCGGGATCGCGTTCGGCACCGACCGGGCCTCCCTGCCCGAGCTCCGCGGGATCCTGATCATCGCCGCGGCCCTGGCGTGGCTGGCGTACCGCCGGGACATCGCCCGCACCGACGCCCGCACCCGGGTGGCCGTCAACCCCGCCGTCACGGACCCCGCCACCGCCGGGTCCGGCAGGAACCGCAGGCTCGCGCTCGGCGCGGGCGTCCTCGCGACCGCCACCGTCCTGACGCTCGCCGTGAGCCCCCTGGTCGCCGCCGGCCAGGACCGCAAGGTGCTGCGCGACGTCGTCGAACCCCCGGTGGACCTCTTCGCCTACCCCAGCCCCCTGACGAGCTTCCGGAAGTACGTGAAGGACAACGAGGACACCGTCCTGTTCACCGTGGACGGGCTGCCCGAGGGGGAGCGCGTGCGGCTGGCGGCGCTGGACGCCTACGACGGCGTGGTCTACAACGTGAATCCGCAGGCCGCCGGGAACTTCGCCCGCGTGGGCGATGCGCAGCAGCTCGGCGACGTGGATCCCGACGACCTCGACGGCGCCACGAGCGCACAGCTCACCTTCGACATCCGCGACTACTCCGGCGTGTGGCTGCCCGCGGGCGGCGAGCTCGAGGGCGTCCGGCTCGGCGGCCCGCGCGCGCAGGAGCTCGGCCGGTCCCTCTACTACAACGACGAGGCCCGGACCGCGCTCTCGACGGTCGGCGTGCGGTCCGGCGACACCTACGAGGTCAACGCCGTGTTCCCCGAGACGTTCTCCGAGGAGCAGCTGGCGCAGTACGGCTTCGCGGACCTCACCCTGCCGCGCGTGCAGAACGACCCGCCCGTCGTCGCGGCGAAGGCCGGCGAGTACGTCGGCGCCGTCTCGGAACCGATCGAGCGCGCACGCCGCCTCGAGCAGGTGCTGAGCGCGCAGGGCTTCTTCAGCAACGGCAAGGAGGACGAGGCGAAGTCGCTGCCCGGTCATGGCGCAGCCCGCATGCTGGGCCTCCTCGACGCGGAGCAGATGGTCGGCGACGACGAGCAGTACGCGGTGGCCATGGCGCTCATGGCCCGCAAGGTCAACATCCCCGCCCGCGTGGTCATGGGCTTCTACCCGGACTGGGACGAGGTCGGAAGCGCGCAGGGCCCCCTCGAGATCAAGGGCGGCGACGTACACGCCTGGGTGGAGGTGGCGTTCGACGGCGTGGGCTGGGTGGCTTTCAACCCCACACCCCCCGAGGACAACGAACCCGTGCCTCCGCAGCAGCAGCCGAAGTCCTCGCCCAAACCGCAGGTGCTGCAGCCGCCGCCCCCGCCGCAGGAACCCGCCGAGCTCCCACCGGACTCGGCGCCCGAGCCGCAGGACGCGGAGGAGCGCGAGAAGGACCTGCTCGACGAGCTGGCGCCGTACCTGGCGATCATCGGCGTCGTCCTCATCCCCGTCGTCGTGCTGCTGGTGCCGCTCCTCGTCGTCGCCCTGCTCAAGCGCAGGCGGCGGAAGCGCCGCGAGTACCGGGGCAGGCCCGCGGACCGCGTGGGCGGCGGCTGGAGCGAACTCGTCAGCCTCGCCACGGACCTCGGTGCGGAGACGAACCCGCGCGCCACCCGCCGCGAGAGCGCGCGCGACCTCGGGGCGGCCTTTCCGCAGAGCAGCGAGTCCACCACGCTGCTCGCCTCACGCGCCGACGCCGGCATCTTCGCGGCCGGCGACCCCAGCGAGGACGAGGTGCAGGACTACTGGCGGGACGTCCGCACCTCCCTCGACGGCATGCGCGGCTCGGTGGGCTTCTGGAAGCGCCAGCGCGCCCGGTTCTCGCCGCGCTCGCTCCTGCGCGACGCCGAGGCCCGCAAGGGCGGCGGCAGGCCGGACGCCGGCCCGCGGAGGGGCCGCGGCAGCAGGCGTGCGCGCCGCCAGGGCGGGGCCGGAGGCGGACGATCATGAGTACGAGTACGCTCCAGTGCCCGCGGTGCGCCGCGTCCCTGCGCCCGGGCACGCTTTATTGTGTTTCCTGTGGCAACAGGATCGGGCACCGGACCGGTCCGGACCCGGCGCCGGCCGGAGGAAGCGATGGGGTGGGCATGGCGCAGCGTGACCTGGTGGACGCCGCGGCGCTTCGGCGCCTCGTGGCGAAGCTCGTGGACGTGCTGCCTCCTGCGATCCTCACCGGGGTCCTGACGGCCGTCGGGGTGAGCACCATCGAGACGCAGCAGGTCTCGGCCGTCAGCCAGCAGGTCGACCTCACCGGGCTCCTCGTGTCCCAGGGCATCGGCACGCTCGTGTCCCTCGCGTACTCGGTCTTCATCTGGGGCTGGGAGGCCAGGACCGGCAAGACGCCGGGCAACCTCCTGCTCGGCATCCGCACCACCGACGAACAGGGCCACCCGGCGGGCTGGCTCGCCGTCTTCGTCCGCGGACTCCTCGTGGGAGTGGCCGGCATCGTCCCCGTGATCGGCCCCGTGCTCATGCTCGTCTCCAATGTGTTCGATCCCCACGGCAGGAAGCAGGGCTGGCACGACAAGGCCGCGCACACCCGCGTCTTCGACGTGCGGGCCGGGCGGAACCCCCTGGAGACCGGCGGTATCGGCGGGCCCGCCTCCTTCGCACCGTCGGAGCCCGCGCCCGGCCTGCAGCCCGTCGCCTCCCCGGTCCCGGGTACACGCGCGGCCGGCGCACAGGAGCCGGCAGTCCAGCCTGCCCCCGGATCAGCGCCGCCTACCGAACGCGCTCCTGTGCCTGCCTCCGGGTTCGCCGTGGCCCCGGCATCCTTCCACTCGGACGCGCCCGACGACGCCACGTCGCGCCCCGTGCCG is a window encoding:
- a CDS encoding AAA family ATPase, with the translated sequence MTMTAEQATWFAGTFDKLVGNVGQAVLGKSTVVRLVLTAMLAEGHVLLEDAPGTGKTMLARSLAATVQGTHSRIQFTPDLLPSDVTGVTIYDQKTQAFEYHRGPIFANIVLADEINRASPKTQSALLEVMEESRVTVDGVSYTNERPFMVIATQNPIEQAGTYRLPEAQLDRFLIKTEIGYPDHASTVQLLGGAATRDRSLALTPIITTSAVVDMANLAAETHVDTAVLEYISRLTEETRSAPETRLGVSVRGALAMVRAAKVWAAGQGRHYVLPDDVKELAPYVWTHRFVMDPEAEFAGATPEAVLRRVLADVSAPQQRASA
- a CDS encoding RDD family protein, whose amino-acid sequence is MAQRDLVDAAALRRLVAKLVDVLPPAILTGVLTAVGVSTIETQQVSAVSQQVDLTGLLVSQGIGTLVSLAYSVFIWGWEARTGKTPGNLLLGIRTTDEQGHPAGWLAVFVRGLLVGVAGIVPVIGPVLMLVSNVFDPHGRKQGWHDKAAHTRVFDVRAGRNPLETGGIGGPASFAPSEPAPGLQPVASPVPGTRAAGAQEPAVQPAPGSAPPTERAPVPASGFAVAPASFHSDAPDDATSRPVPRVPQPAEHASTGSGMLLPGPVPPSEAPDRRRDTPPPAAPAVVSFAPAPSEPAGSAPAASAPAVPAPAAHPDDDVEQTRVTTGRAPGPLKILFDNGREVELRSHALIGRNPAGQNGEMIDQLIDFSDQGRSVSKTHLHVRVEGQGLWVSDRNSTNGSAITAPDGQRTPVRAGETLLAQPGSTVHFGDRSFLVVRP
- a CDS encoding DUF58 domain-containing protein, with translation MATSTTGTRSRRADRADRAARSTPPGAPGSGPSGRAPRPERRRNRAGGALRPGSLLAESGRFVRAALAPAATRATTATGRVLGPVVSVVSPLGRLLIVAVAVLWVLGTVLGWSEALVAAVMGTLLVLLAAGFILGRSSYGVDLDLARTRVAVGDRAVGSVSVSNTSDRPLLPASLELPVGAATAIFHLPRLTPGQVHEDLFSIPTQRRAVIVVGPVRSVRADPLSILRREVLWTEPTDLFVHPRTTPLVGSAAGFIKDLEGLPTKELSSADVSFHALRDYVPGDDRRHIHWKTTARTGTLMVRQFEETRRSHLAVALSTNTDEYASEAEFELAVSVAGSIGLQAIREQRNLSVLTQDGPLRTETGRNLLDDMTRIEGRAVRATALDLARTTADAVPNASVVFFVVGPGVTPSQLRSAAASIPPGIRCLAVRCVTDGQQSRATIGDLTVLTLNSLDDLALVLRKAAA
- a CDS encoding transglutaminase family protein — encoded protein: MNRAAQTALPPVPRLQAGIDAGVLLLLLGLGVLGFGPTFGGDTRYLVAGFAGIVLGLGLAWLGRLRRWGLWPMTGAFLGTYLLLGHALAAPQEAFLGFLPTLRSLRILIVGVIFSWKDLLTVADPVGTASGMLVVPFLATLLCAVLAGTLAWRVRTPYWSMLPVLTLFVVGIAFGTDRASLPELRGILIIAAALAWLAYRRDIARTDARTRVAVNPAVTDPATAGSGRNRRLALGAGVLATATVLTLAVSPLVAAGQDRKVLRDVVEPPVDLFAYPSPLTSFRKYVKDNEDTVLFTVDGLPEGERVRLAALDAYDGVVYNVNPQAAGNFARVGDAQQLGDVDPDDLDGATSAQLTFDIRDYSGVWLPAGGELEGVRLGGPRAQELGRSLYYNDEARTALSTVGVRSGDTYEVNAVFPETFSEEQLAQYGFADLTLPRVQNDPPVVAAKAGEYVGAVSEPIERARRLEQVLSAQGFFSNGKEDEAKSLPGHGAARMLGLLDAEQMVGDDEQYAVAMALMARKVNIPARVVMGFYPDWDEVGSAQGPLEIKGGDVHAWVEVAFDGVGWVAFNPTPPEDNEPVPPQQQPKSSPKPQVLQPPPPPQEPAELPPDSAPEPQDAEEREKDLLDELAPYLAIIGVVLIPVVVLLVPLLVVALLKRRRRKRREYRGRPADRVGGGWSELVSLATDLGAETNPRATRRESARDLGAAFPQSSESTTLLASRADAGIFAAGDPSEDEVQDYWRDVRTSLDGMRGSVGFWKRQRARFSPRSLLRDAEARKGGGRPDAGPRRGRGSRRARRQGGAGGGRS
- a CDS encoding Ig-like domain-containing protein, translated to MKSGLTARRRRSATAVAASVAGALAITGAVIYPGVRTADVDLNDGGVWVTNLAQGKIGHLNYQSRTLDGGLLAPSNAFDVLQHEGSVFASNLDQAGVAPISNVTVTLGEEAALPSSGDLQFGTASLLLANSEDGTVRTAPAADPGAFARTDAAPLVEGKPGLAAAIGPDDTVVVADPGAGTLTTYTPAGDGTLVESGTREVEALRGAKDLQVTLVGEDAVAFDPADGELVLPGGDTRVIDDVDDAQLQQSSGAGDVVALSTARGLVTAPLDGSEPETTDVAAGAPVRPVQLNGCIHAAWNGSGLYARDCVDDADDTSAEIPSVTATSQLVFRTNRDIVVLNDVLAGDTWLVQDDLQLVQNWDDIIPPPDESDEDEEESADENPVSTLPDRTQENKPPVAEDDELGARVGTTTILPLLDNDADPDGDLLTVVARGDLGETGTLQQVYDATGLQVVVSPGALPGRQTFDYEVDDGRGGTDSAQVTLNIRNQDGNEPATQKRRTRLTVEQGQSIEQSILSDWTDADGDDLYLAGAAAPGPADGVQYREDGLLTFRDGGTELGEKRLTVTVSDGRSTSEGEVIIDVQPAGNVPPFPTPDHVTVAVGEELLVAPLDNDLDPSGRGLRLTRVSGGDGATLTPNYEVGTFTFSSGTPGPVYLDYVVANGPASAPGLIRVDVVPDAGDAGLPVAVKDTALLPAGGRTLVDVLANDADPGGGVLVVQSVALPAGAPFTVAILDHNILRISDTQGVRERTSFSYTVSNGASTATGEVSVVPVPAPEKLQPPRAADDEVTVRAGDVATIDVLANDTHPDGEDLTLDPVLVETIADGQGLLAVSGNTLRFQAGTTAGTYQAVYAVRGPDGQEDSAQVTLRVKAVGEDNARPLPRTVKARAIAGTTARIPIPLTGIDPDGDSVALVGIDTAPSKGTVKVGSTFIEYTAATGTSGQDSFSYVVEDRLGARSVGTVLVGVALPTAVNQNPVALDDAVDVRPGRLITVDALANDSDPDGDALALPADGVEAAPELAAAVVDRKITFTAPQAPGNTAVRYRVEDPRGGAAIGTVRVQTRPDAPSLAPVAFDDRVAFAETLGRDAVDIPVLRNDTDEDGSPSELTITFPLGTDTASVVDATLEDGSTGRMVNVRLLPGPQIIPYTVTDRDGLAATAFIHVPGLADQPPALARAEPLEVQSGDELVLDLNELVAVREGRSPSLTDDARVTAVASDNSPLVRDATTLAFTSAEDYSGAASVSFEVTDGSSLEDPDGLRSVLTVSIRVLPNPDTNHVPEVRSTQLQVAQEESTTLDLARLVAEQDEQDVAGLRYALVGDAPAGLAPALDGSTLTVGAGSATRGGPYTVRFTVTDGRSDPVEAGVEVTVTASGRPLAVANDDVVADAEQGSTERIPVLANDANPFPDTPLRLIRTDTETGSGSATIEGDAVVVTPGEDFVGTLVVRYRVGDRTQDASREVEGRVRLTVRGAPDAPSLPAVTEVRSRTVVLSWDPPAANGAAITGYTVTGSGGFTQQCPTTTCTLTGLTNNVEYSFTVTAENEVGESAPSAASAPARPDEKPDAPAPPALVFGDRSLQVTWSVPATEGSPVERYDLEISPAPPGGGFQKAGVTGTSTQWTGLENGVPYQVRVRAFNQAPDPSDWGAYSAAEVPAGIPGAVPQPSVQVSSQGGAANSILAVSWPQPTAEGKNGAEIDAYTLTTLRGGQVVGTQELSGSQLSASVTVENSSSPYTFTVAARNKAGAGPAGTPSEPRQAVGAPGAVPGVAAAPGDRQLTVSSGTAPANGATAEQTRYEYQLNGGAFSALPADRTIRGLTNGTSYRVGVRAVNAAAGSSFPGPVTQSNEVVPFGKPNTPGVTSSPAEQRVNFAIGGTATNGRPIASVAWSTSTGQSGAVPAGGGAATGGTGYDQSVTITVTVTDSEGQVSTTSATGRTGPTPPPPTRRAIIQDPYVPGGCEYGARSGAAADTQANCRAAGGTWQPNGHEFQAQCIQSGDPYPVYDVNGGGGVTQTGSNTEWVGNTHGGWFKITAMQFPEGRPQGTC